The sequence below is a genomic window from Rhodothermales bacterium.
GCTTCTGACGTAAACAACACGCCTTTCGGGCAATTCATTCATGGCGAAGAAATCCAATTCTGCTACACGCATCATCATCTACCTCGTGATTGGTCTTGTGGTGGTAGCAGGCGGTCTGGCGGGTTTGAGGGCGGCCGGCGTATTCGGTAAAAAAGATACCGCCATCTCGGTGGAAGTCGTCGACCTCGAACGCCGCGACATCACCCAGACGGTTACGGCCTCGGGGAAGATCCAGCCGGAAATCGAGGTCAAGATTTCGCCCGACGTGCCGGGTGAGATCACGGCGCTTCCGGTCGTCGAAGGCGACTTCGTCGAGCAAGGCCAGCTGCTGGCCCGAATCCGGCAGGACGACTATGTCGCGCAGGTCGAACAGGGCGAGGCGAGCGTGCTCCAGGCCAAGGCCATGCTGGCCCAGCGCCGCGCCGACCTGCTCAATGCGGAACTGGAACTGAAGCGTCAGCGCGGCCTGTTCGAGAAGCAGGCCGTTTCGGAAAGCGAGTTCCAGCGCGCAGAAACCCAGTATGAGGTCGCCCGCGCCGCGCACGAAGCCGCCGAATATTCGGTAAAGAGCAGCGAAGCGCAGTTGAAAGAGATGCGGGAGCGGCTGGCAAAAACAGCGATTTATGCCCCGATGAGCGGCACCATCAGCATGCTGGAGGTCGAACTCGGGGAACGCGTCGTGGGCACCAGCCAGATGGCCGGCACCGAGATGATGCGGCTCGCCAAGCTGGATCAGATGGAGATCGAGGTCGACGTAAACGAAAACGACGTCGTCAACGTGACCCTGAACGACTCCGCGCGGATCGAGGTCGACGCCTATCCGGAACGGAGCTTCCGCGGCGTGGTGACCGAGATCGCGAACTCGGCCCGCGTGACGGGCGCCGGCACCCAGGAGCAGGTCACCAACTTTCCGGTCAAGATCCGGATCGTCGACGCGCACAACCTCGAGGTGTCGGAGATGATGTCCCGGCACGGGGGGATGCAGATGGAGGAAGTGCCGACACCGCCCCAGGAATCGCCGAATTTCCGTCCCGGCATGAGCGGCACGGTGGACGTCTTCACCGAGACGATCGACGGCGCGCTCGTCGTGCCGATCCAGGCGGTGACCGTTCGGGATTTCAACAAGCTGAAGAAGAGCGAGGGCGACGCGCAAGCGGGTGAAGGCGCCGGCGAAGCCGAGGAGACGCCCATGCGTTCCGCCGGCCAGGAAGAGGCCTCCGTCGAGGACCTTCGCAAAGTCATCTTCGTCATGGCCGACGGCAAGGCGAAGATGGTGGAAGTCGAAACCGGCATCTCCGACGACACGCACATCGAGATCAAGGGCGGGCTGTCGGGGGACGAAAAAATCATCATCGGGCCGTATAGCGCCGTGAGCCGGCAACTTGAGCCAGATGCTTCCGTAAAGGTCGACGAACGCACCAATCGTGCGTCCTTCGGGCCCCGCTAAACCGCACACGAGCCGCGCGACCATGAGCCATTCCGACCGATCGCTGATCGAACTCAGCACCCTGACCAAGGTCTACCAGATGGGCGACCAGGAAGTGCGCGCCCTCGACGGCGTGTCGCTGAAAGTCGACGTCAACGAGTACGTCGCCATCATGGGGCCGTCCGGTTCGGGCAAATCGACGATGATGAACATCATCGGCTGCCTCGACACGCCGACCAGCGGGACGTATTACCTCAACGGCCAGAACGTGAGCGAGATGAGCGACAACGAGCTGGCCGCAATCCGCAATCGCGAAATCGGGTTCGTCTTCCAGACCTTCAACCTGCTGCCACGCGTCAACTGCCTGCAGAATGTGGAGTTGCCCCTGGTTTACGCCGGCATGCGCAAGACGGCGCGCCGCGAGCGGGCCGAGCAGGCGCTCGCGAGCGTGGGACTGGGCGATCGCATGTACCACAAGCCGAACGAACTCTCCGGTGGCCAGCGCCAGCGCGTCGCCGTGGCGCGCGCCCTCGTAAACTCCCCCTCGATCCTCATGGCCGACGAGCCGACCGGTAACCTCGACACGAAGACCGGCGACGAAATCATGCACCTGTTCGAGCTGCTCTACCGCCAGGGCAACACCCTGCTCGTCGTCACGCACGAGGAAGACATCGCCCAGCATGCCCGCCGCGTGGTGCGTCTGCGCGACGGCAATATCGAAAGCGACGTCCGCGTGGACCATCCGACGCTGGCGCACGCCGATCTCGCGTCGGTCTGAGCGCTCGATCTAGCGCAGCGTGCAGGGATACAGCTCGGCCCCGTGCTCGAAACGAACGGGCGCATCGCTGCGTGGCACGATCACAACCTGGAACGGCACCGCGTGTCCGTCGATGACGCGGCAGTCGCGGCCGGGCATCCCGATCGAGTAGGTAGCGATCAGCGAAGCACCGTCGTCCTCGACGGATTCGAACAGGATGTTGGTCCCGCCCATCGGCGTGGGCACCGCCGCCAGCAACGCCATCGTCGTCGAAAAATCGATGCGCTCGATCGGCAGGACGGTATCCAGCTGGCCTTCAAGACGCGCCCACGCGACCGAATCGCGCACCACCACCTCCATCGTATCCGTAAAGGCGGCCGACTGCCCCTGCCCCACCGACTCGAAATAGACGGCCATCGAGGGCGATATCGCTTCCGGATCCTGCTCGCGTTCGCACGCAGAAAGCAGCCCGCCCGCCATGAGGAAGATCACGCCGGCGCGGAAGGAAACAGTGGGATGTGTAAAAAACATGTGTACGATCCGGAAACTCAAAGGGTTGTTTTTAAATTCCATGGACGTGGATTGATCCGCATTCGGTCGGCGTCCCGCAAGTAAAGATCGTCAACCGGCACCCGAGTTGCTTGCGCCGGCACGGCAACCCGCATTTCGAGCTTACAAGCACCTTTTTCAACGGCGAAGAGCATGGACGAGCGCATCATCATCCGGGGCGCGCGTGAACACAACCTCCAGAATGTCGACCTCGACATTCCTCGCGACCAGCTGGTCGTGATCACCGGGCTCTCCGGATCGGGCAAATCCAGCCTCGCCTTCGACACGATCTACGCCGAGGGGCAGCGCCGCTACATGGAGAGCCTGAGCGCCTATGCCCGCCAGTTTCTCGGCATGATGGAGCGGCCGGACCTCGACTTCATCGACGGGCTCTCGCCGGTCATCTCCATCGAGCAGAAAACGGTGAGCCGGAATCCGCGCTCCACCGTCGGCACCGTCACGGAGATCTACGACTTCCTGCGTCTCCTTTACGCCCGCGCCGCGACCGCCTATTCCTACATCTCGGGCACGCCGATGCGGAAGCAGTCCGACGACGAAATCATCAACCGCATCGCCGGCTTCGAGGAGGGCACCCGGCTGCTGTTGCTCGCGCCTGTCGTAAAAGGGCGCAAGGGGCATTATCGCGAACTGTTCGAACAGATCAGCCGGCAGGGCTTCACGCGCGTTCGCGTAAACGGCGAGCTGATCGAGATCACCGAGGGGATGAAGCTCGACCGGTACAAAACACACGACATCGAGGTCGTGGTGGACCGTGTCGTGCTCAAGGAGGGCATCCGAAGCCGCCTCAGCCAGTCGATCGACACGGCGCTGGGGATGGGCGGCGGCACCGTGATCGCCGCCGTGCTGGACGGTGAGGCGATGCAGGACTATCTCTTCAGCCGGCACCTCTTTTCGCCCGAAGACGGCCTCTCCTACGAAGACCCCTCCCCGAACAGCTTCTCGTTCAACTCTCCGTACGGCGCCTGCCCCGAATGCAACGGGCTGGGGACGAAGCAGGAGCTGGACGATGCCCTGATCATCCCGGATCCGACCAAGACCATCGCCCAGGGCGGGATCGAGCCCATCGGCAAGCCGCGCGACATCTGGATGTTCAGTCAGCTGAACGCGGTCTCGGCGTTGTACGGCTTCGATTTCGACACGCCGCTCAACCAGTTCACGCCGGAGCAGATGAAGGTGCTTCTCGAAGGCGCCGGCGAGGAGCAGTTCGAGATCGTCTACAAATACAAGAACCGCGAAGTCGCCTACAAGCACCGGTTCGGCGGCGTCCATCAGCACATCTGGCACACGTACAGCAACTCGACTTCGGTGACGGCGCGTCGCTGGGCGGAAGGATACATGCGCGCCATGCCGTGCCGCGAGTGCGGCGGCGGCCGGCTCCGGAAGGAGAGCCTCGCTTTCCGGCTGGGCGAAAAAAACATTGCCGATCTGGTGGGCATGGACCTCGCTTCGCTCCGGGCCTATTTCGAGACGCTGCTCCTCACCGAGCGCGAATGGATCATCGCGCGCCCGATCGTAAAGGAGATCCGGGAGCGGCTCGACTTCCTGATCAACGTGGGCGTCGGCTACCTCAACCTCGACCGGCCGGCGCGCACCCTCTCGGGCGGCGAGAGCCAGCGCATCCGGCTGGCGACCCAGATCGGGACGCAACTCGTCGGGGTGCTCTACATCCTGGATGAGCCGAGCATCGGCCTGCATCCCCGCGACAACGACAAACTGATCGCGTCCCTCCGCCAGCTGCGCGACATGGGCAATTCGGTCCTGGTGGTCGAGCACGACCGCGAGATGATCGAGGCGGCGGACTTCGTGGTCGACCTCGGCCCGGGCGCGGGGGAATACGGCGGGCACATCGTCGGGCGCTCCGCGCCGGCCGGGCTCGTCAAGGGGTTCAACGGGCACAACAGCCTGACTGCGGCCTACCTCACCGGCGAGCGGACGATTTCGCTG
It includes:
- a CDS encoding efflux RND transporter periplasmic adaptor subunit; translated protein: MAKKSNSATRIIIYLVIGLVVVAGGLAGLRAAGVFGKKDTAISVEVVDLERRDITQTVTASGKIQPEIEVKISPDVPGEITALPVVEGDFVEQGQLLARIRQDDYVAQVEQGEASVLQAKAMLAQRRADLLNAELELKRQRGLFEKQAVSESEFQRAETQYEVARAAHEAAEYSVKSSEAQLKEMRERLAKTAIYAPMSGTISMLEVELGERVVGTSQMAGTEMMRLAKLDQMEIEVDVNENDVVNVTLNDSARIEVDAYPERSFRGVVTEIANSARVTGAGTQEQVTNFPVKIRIVDAHNLEVSEMMSRHGGMQMEEVPTPPQESPNFRPGMSGTVDVFTETIDGALVVPIQAVTVRDFNKLKKSEGDAQAGEGAGEAEETPMRSAGQEEASVEDLRKVIFVMADGKAKMVEVETGISDDTHIEIKGGLSGDEKIIIGPYSAVSRQLEPDASVKVDERTNRASFGPR
- a CDS encoding ABC transporter ATP-binding protein, whose protein sequence is MSHSDRSLIELSTLTKVYQMGDQEVRALDGVSLKVDVNEYVAIMGPSGSGKSTMMNIIGCLDTPTSGTYYLNGQNVSEMSDNELAAIRNREIGFVFQTFNLLPRVNCLQNVELPLVYAGMRKTARRERAEQALASVGLGDRMYHKPNELSGGQRQRVAVARALVNSPSILMADEPTGNLDTKTGDEIMHLFELLYRQGNTLLVVTHEEDIAQHARRVVRLRDGNIESDVRVDHPTLAHADLASV
- the uvrA gene encoding excinuclease ABC subunit UvrA translates to MDERIIIRGAREHNLQNVDLDIPRDQLVVITGLSGSGKSSLAFDTIYAEGQRRYMESLSAYARQFLGMMERPDLDFIDGLSPVISIEQKTVSRNPRSTVGTVTEIYDFLRLLYARAATAYSYISGTPMRKQSDDEIINRIAGFEEGTRLLLLAPVVKGRKGHYRELFEQISRQGFTRVRVNGELIEITEGMKLDRYKTHDIEVVVDRVVLKEGIRSRLSQSIDTALGMGGGTVIAAVLDGEAMQDYLFSRHLFSPEDGLSYEDPSPNSFSFNSPYGACPECNGLGTKQELDDALIIPDPTKTIAQGGIEPIGKPRDIWMFSQLNAVSALYGFDFDTPLNQFTPEQMKVLLEGAGEEQFEIVYKYKNREVAYKHRFGGVHQHIWHTYSNSTSVTARRWAEGYMRAMPCRECGGGRLRKESLAFRLGEKNIADLVGMDLASLRAYFETLLLTEREWIIARPIVKEIRERLDFLINVGVGYLNLDRPARTLSGGESQRIRLATQIGTQLVGVLYILDEPSIGLHPRDNDKLIASLRQLRDMGNSVLVVEHDREMIEAADFVVDLGPGAGEYGGHIVGRSAPAGLVKGFNGHNSLTAAYLTGERTISLPRERRAGNGHWLTLTGATGHNLKGDTLRLPLGAFVCVTGVSGSGKSSLINQTLYPILANHFHRAMLVPLTYKDIDGLEHIDKVIDIDQSPIGRTPRSNPATYTGLFSHIRDLFTQLPESKIRGYKAGRFSFNVKGGRCETCKGAGIVKLEMNFLPDVYVECDTCKGQRYNAETLEVHFKGKSIADVLEMPVSEALSFFENVPRIERKLRTLDSVGLGYIRLGQQATTLSGGEAQRVKLAKELSRPGTGSTLYILDEPTTGLHFEDIRHLLNVLRALVKKGNTVLVIEHNMDVVKVADHVIDLGPTGGNDGGRIVCAGTPEEVAVADTATSRYLLEELERTRRFQNGNDEEIDLDLFAGDGDDTDDSDEIEEEEEETNEPVS